ATTCAATCCACTAGTGATCTGGATATTGCCGAAAAAGATGAACATTATTCTGCCTTATATAACGATGTAAGTGAAAAGTATTTTAAGTAGCACAATGGATATTATTTGAATTACAGAGGGGAAGCGACCCTGATCTACACTTAAAACCCCGAGCCGAAGCGTGATTAACTCGCTTCGGCTCGGGGTTTAATGATCTACTTTTTACAACATAAAATTCTTACTTCGCGCTTACCGATTTAAACCATTCATTCACTTCTTGCGTGATCTGATCTCCGCCATTGGATTTCCAGTTGGCGACGAATTGGTCAAAGGCATCAATTGGCAAATTGCCGTAGATGATTTTGTTGAAGGTTTCCATCTCGGACTGGCGGAGCAGGTTCCATTTGGATACCATGGTTGGTGTTGCAGCGCCAGTGAAGTAGTTTTGTTTACGGATGTCGATCTGGGACATAACAACTTTACCAGCATACCAGTTTTCCGGTTTACGGAATTCGGCCATTTGTTTCTCGTAAGGTGTTTCAGGCTTCTCGCCGTTGGCCAGCTTCACAAGTGTTTTCATGTACAGATCCGGGATACGTGCTGGGCCGGTCAGGAAAGGGAATTCGTTGGAGAAGTCTTTGATCTTCTCTTTGTCACTGGTCGGTTGTCCGTCAATGATATCCCAGTCATACCCTTTGGCGAAGCCGTATTCATACTCACTGCCCGCAGCCGGGTTAGCTAGGTTATCCAGCATGTAGTTGTAATACAGGAAGATGGCTTCTGGATGCTTCGCATCCTTGTTAATCATGATACTTGCGTTGACACCAGAGTTCTGCCACTTCGTACCGATCTTGCCGTCAGGGCCAGCTGGAACAGGGTAAGCTTTATACTTTGATCCAGGTACGTTCTTCAGCAGGTCGGGTGCAGGCCAGTCCGGTACCCAGTTTGCGCCAGGCAGAATGCCCGCTTTGCCAGCTGTCCAGCTTTCAGCGGATTTGCCTTCGTCCCACAGAGCGGAGTCAGCGTGGATATAACCTTTATCCATCCATTCCGCCAGCTTGGCAAGGGCTTGTTTGGCACCCGGGTTAACGGAGCCGTACTCAAGGTTGCCGTTTGCGTCTTTGTTCCATTGCTCCTCGATTGTGCCGTATGCACCGAACAACCAGTCGAGTTGACCCATCCAGGTGTTGGTGTTATTTTTCAGCGAGATTGCCAGCGGGAATACTTTGTCTGGAGACAGACCGTCCGGGTTCTCGTTTTTGAATTTGTCCATGATGTTCTCAAGGTCTGCAATAGTTTTCGGAGCTTCCAGTTTCAGCTTCTCCATCCAGTCCTCGCGGAGCCAGAGCAGTGTATCGTCGTTATCGGTGTACTCCATGATCGGCATATTGTATTTCTTGCCGTCCTTGGTGAACGGATACCACAGTTCAGGATGTGCTGCTGCGTGATCTTTCAGGGTCTGACTCGCGTACTTGTCGAACAACTCATCGATGGCGATGAATTGACCGGAGTCGATCAGCTGATTAGTCAGTACCGCATTGGTGGGTACCGTTACGAAATCAGGCAGCTTCTCGCCAGAGGCGATAGCCAGTTGCAGCTTTTGTCTGTATTGATCGTCATTGGCCGGATACCAA
This Paenibacillus xylanexedens DNA region includes the following protein-coding sequences:
- a CDS encoding ABC transporter substrate-binding protein, with product MIKLKTWWSLLMVIALITITACGSGETGSDNGNNTPGTVGSAEAEAAFAKGKYDPPIEFSSVLMPKKYVQGDTKENNVHDRWMLETLGMKHKDTWYPANDDQYRQKLQLAIASGEKLPDFVTVPTNAVLTNQLIDSGQFIAIDELFDKYASQTLKDHAAAHPELWYPFTKDGKKYNMPIMEYTDNDDTLLWLREDWMEKLKLEAPKTIADLENIMDKFKNENPDGLSPDKVFPLAISLKNNTNTWMGQLDWLFGAYGTIEEQWNKDANGNLEYGSVNPGAKQALAKLAEWMDKGYIHADSALWDEGKSAESWTAGKAGILPGANWVPDWPAPDLLKNVPGSKYKAYPVPAGPDGKIGTKWQNSGVNASIMINKDAKHPEAIFLYYNYMLDNLANPAAGSEYEYGFAKGYDWDIIDGQPTSDKEKIKDFSNEFPFLTGPARIPDLYMKTLVKLANGEKPETPYEKQMAEFRKPENWYAGKVVMSQIDIRKQNYFTGAATPTMVSKWNLLRQSEMETFNKIIYGNLPIDAFDQFVANWKSNGGDQITQEVNEWFKSVSAK